A single Salmo trutta chromosome 14, fSalTru1.1, whole genome shotgun sequence DNA region contains:
- the LOC115207415 gene encoding adenosine receptor A3-like, with amino-acid sequence MWFILKMCQCADRLNLLHLLKRKRKISMKLQGVVTFSVSKCTYSTDWSKKHCCKILRIIVQWNTVEYYTSIGMADRMSGGEVAYTVLEVLIAVACCLGNVLVISAVWLSSSLRQPTFCFMVSLAVADFLVGSVAVPAAILVDGRVKISFNVCLFISCVEILLTLASVLFLLAISVDRYLRVFIPLRYKRTVTERRSWVMVAICWFVAFMLSFPPMFGWYNRDTLSHSGNSTTIICRFLAVIPMSYIVYFNFFLCTLTPLLIMAVLYCYIFCTIRKNLKGRMGSGAQSHTYFRKERSLARSLTLVLVLFAFCWLPLHFMNCVAYFGNPSNITQQAFYVGILLSHGNSAVNPIVYAFKIRKIQEAYLRIWRTFVCRGDNQTTEKNTSSNPRVARND; translated from the exons ATGTGGTTTATATTAAAGATGTGTCAATGTGCAGATCGTTTAAACCTTTTGCATTTGTTGAAAAGGAAACGGAAGATAAGCATGAAGTTGCAGGGGGTTGTAACTTTTTCAGTGAGCAAATGTACATACTCGACAGACTGGTCCAAGAAACATTGCTGTAAAATCCTCAGGATTATAGTTCAGtggaatacagtagaatattacACTTCCATTGGAATGGCTGACAGGATGTCTGGAGGAGAGGTGGCCTACACAGTGTTGGAGGTGCTGATCGCTGTTGCCTGCTGTCTGGGCAATGTGCTGGTGATCTCAGCAGTGTGGTTGAGCAGCTCTCTACGGCAGCCCACCTTCTGCTTTATGGTTTCTCTGGCTGTGGCAGACTTCCTTGTAGGTTCTGTGGCTGTGCCAGCGGCTATACTGGTAGATGGAAGAGTGAAGATCTCGTTCAATGTCTGTCTCTTCATAAGCTGTGTGGAAATTTTGTTGACATTGGCCTCTGTACTGTTTCTACTCGCCATCTCTGTGGACCGATATCTACGAGTCTTCATCCCTCTCAG GTACAAGAGGACAGTGACAGAGAGGAGATCTTGGGTGATGGTAGCAATATGTTGGTTTGTTGCCTTCATGTTGAGCTTCCCACCCATGTTTGGGTGGTACAACCGTGACACCTTGTCTCACTCAGGGAACTCAACCACCATCATCTGCCGTTTCCTGGCTGTGATTCCCATGTCATACATCGTATACTTCAATTTCTTCCTCTGCACCCTCACTCCGTTGCTTATCATGGCTGTCCTGTACTGCTACATCTTCTGTACGATCCGGAAGAACCTGAAGGGGAGGATGGGTAGCGGTGCCCAGTCCCACACCTACTTCAGGAAGGAGAGGAGCCTGGCCCGATCCCTGACTCTGGTCCTGGTGCTCTTCGCCTTTTGCTGGCTCCCTCTGCACTTCATGAACTGTGTTGCCTACTTTGGTAACCCATCAAACATAACCCAACAGGCCTTCTATGTGGGCATCCTCCTCTCCCATGGCAATTCAGCTGTCAACCCGATCGTTTATGCCTTTAAGATCCGCAAGATCCAGGAAGCGTACCTGAGGATATGGAGGACGTTTGTGTGCCGAGGTGACAACCAGACCACTGAGAAGAACACCAGCAGTAACCCTAGGGTAGCCAGAAATGACTGA
- the LOC115207417 gene encoding adenosine receptor A3 — protein MMSGGEVAYTVLAVLIAVACCLGNVLVIWAVWSSSNLRQPTFCFLVSLAAADFLVGSVAVPLAVLVDGRVYTSFNVCLFISCVVVMLTITSVMSLLAISVDRFLRVFIPLRYKRTVTERRSWVVVAICWFVAFMLSFPPMFGWYNRDTLSHSGNSTTINCRFLAVIPMSYLVYFAFFLCTLTPLLVMAVLYCYIFCSIQRNMREKVGSGAKSHTYFRKERSLARSLALVLVLFAFCWLPLDIMNCVAYFGNPSDIPQQAFYVGILLSHGNSAVNPIVYAFKIRKIQEAYLRIWRKFFVCRGGSQGSQSNQTTENISSNPNSAARNTDADAISVVQIDTVEGTEC, from the exons ATGATGTCTGGAGGAGAGGTGGCCTACACAGTGCTGGCGGTGCTGATCGCTGTTGCCTGCTGTCTGGGAAATGTGCTGGTGATCTGGGCAGTGTGGTCGAGCAGCAACCTCCGGCAGCCCACCTTCTGTTTTTTGGTCTCTCTGGCTGCAGCTGACTTCCTTGTAGGTTCTGTAGCTGTGCCACTGGCTGTGCTGGTGGATGGACGGGTGTACACCTCGTTCAATGTATGTCTCTTCATAAGTTGTGTGGTCGTCATGTTGACAATAACTTCCGTCATGTCTCTGCTAGCCATCTCTGTGGACAGATTCCTACGCGTCTTCATCCCTCTCAG GTACAAGAGGACAGTGACAGAGAGGAGATCTTGGGTGGTGGTGGCAATATGTTGGTTTGTTGCCTTCATGTTGAGCTTCCCACCCATGTTTGGGTGGTACAATCGTGACACCTTGTCTCACTCAGGGAACTCAACCACCATCAACTGCCGTTTCCTGGCTGTGATTCCCATGTCATACTTGGTTTACTTTGCATTCTTCCTCTGCACCCTCACTCCGTTGCTTGTGATGGCTGTCCTATACTGCTATATCTTCTGTAGCATCCAGAGGAACATGAGAGAGAAGGTGGGGAGCGGTGCCAAGTCCCACACCTATTTCAGGAAGGAGAGGAGCCTTGCCCGATCCCTGGCTCTGGTCCTGGTGCTCTTTGCCTTTTGCTGGCTCCCTCTGGACATCATGAACTGTGTTGCCTACTTTGGTAACCCATCAGACATACCCCAACAGGCCTTCTACGTGGGCATCCTCCTCTCCCATGGCAATTCAGCTGTCAACCCAATTGTTTATGCCTTTAAGATCCGCAAGATCCAGGAAGCATACCTGAGGATCTGGAGGAAGTTCTTTGTGTGTCGAGGTGGCAGTCAGGGCTCTCAGAGCAACCAGACCACTGAAAATATTAGCAGCAACCCTAACAGTGCGGCTAGAAATACTGATGCAGATGCTATCAGTGTTGTGCAAATCGACACAGTTGAAGGTACAGAATGTTAA
- the LOC115207418 gene encoding adenosine receptor A3-like, whose product MADRMSGGEVAYTVLEVLIAVACCLGNVLVIWAVWSSSNLRQPTFCFVVSLAAADFLVGSVAVPLAVLVDGRVCTSFNVCLFISCVVIMLTMTSVMSLLAISVDRFLRVFIALRYKRTVTERRSWVMVAICWFVAFMLSFPPMFGWYNRDTLSHSGNSTTIICRFLAVIPMSYLVYFFFLLCTLTPLLIMAVLYCYIFCIIQKNLRESVGSGTKSHTYFTKERSLARSLTLVLVLFVFCWLPLDIMNCVAYFGNPSDIPQQAFYMGILLSHGNSAVNPIVYAFKIRKIQEAYLRIWRKFFVCRGGSQGSLSNQTTENIISSNPNSADRNIDGNAIRVMKIDTVLGTAC is encoded by the exons ATGGCTGACAGGATGTCTGGAGGAGAGGTGGCCTACACAGTGTTGGAAGTGCTGATCGCTGTTGCCTGCTGTCTGGGAAATGTGCTGGTGATCTGGGCAGTGTGGTCGAGCAGCAACCTCCGGCAGCCCACCTTCTGCTTTGTGGTCTCTCTGGCTGCAGCTGACTTCCTTGTAGGTTCTGTAGCTGTGCCGCTGGCTGTGCTGGTGGATGGACGGGTGTGCACCTCATTCAATGTATGTCTCTTCATAAGCTGTGTGGTCATCATGTTGACAATGACTTCGGTCATGTCTCTGCTAGCCATCTCTGTGGACAGATTCCTACGTGTCTTCATCGCTCTCAG GTACAAGAGGACAGTGACAGAGAGGAGGTCTTGGGTGATGGTAGCAATATGTTGGTTTGTTGCCTTCATGTTGAGCTTCCCACCCATGTTTGGGTGGTACAACCGTGACACCTTGTCTCACTCAGGGAACTCAACCACCATCATCTGCCGTTTCCTGGCTGTGATTCCCATGTCATACCTGGTTTACTTTTTCTTCCTCCTCTGCACCCTCACTCCGTTGCTTATCATGGCTGTCCTGTACTGCTACATCTTCTGTATCATACAAAAGAACCTGAGAGAGAGCGTGGGGAGCGGTACCAAGTCCCACACCTACTTCACGAAGGAGAGGAGCCTTGCCCGATCCCTTACTCTGGTACTGGTGCTGTTTGTTTTCTGCTGGCTCCCTCTGGACATCATGAACTGTGTTGCCTACTTTGGTAACCCATCAGACATACCCCAACAGGCCTTCTACATGGGCATCCTCCTCTCCCATGGCAATTCAGCTGTCAACCCAATTGTTTATGCCTTTAAGATCCGCAAGATCCAGGAAGCGTACCTGAGGATCTGGAGGAAGTTCTTTGTGTGTCGAGGTGGCAGTCAGGGCTCTCTGAGCAACCAGACCACTGAAAACATTATCAGCAGCAACCCTAACAGTGCAGACAGAAATATTGATGGAAATGCTATCCGTGTTATGAAAATTGACACAGTTCTAGGTACAGCATGTTAA